The following proteins come from a genomic window of Nicotiana tomentosiformis chromosome 12, ASM39032v3, whole genome shotgun sequence:
- the LOC138903282 gene encoding uncharacterized protein: MARKMKSLEKSLKNIHGVSGQKSVSYSDLCMFPYVHFPAGFKMPKFKKYDRHRDPIAHLKRYCNQLRGAGGKEQLLMAYFGESLKSTECFRNYTAKWHEQATRVKPLIDKTDMVTIFLQAQATDYFENMMSAIGKTFAEAINIGEIVENGLKIGHLLSHEALKSTSQAIWNGSGGLANRKKREEGVMMASSSTLVPQDIATKAERVSAKDLVFYIPKAPRKEHFVLSTPKKFDEKKFTLNVPRLYVPKGIHVVRGPIISPRLTEPMVINLTPQRPMKDPNTVLWNYNITVVTYKGKEIIGEVNEITRSGRYYTPDEMRKAKQNKDNQMPPKKLVRNEEAEEFFNKMITSDYSTVDQLQKTPSQISLLSLLLRLDEHQKIFLKTLNIAYFPVETTVAHLERMAETFFEFNKISFSRDDFPAEGVAHNKVLHLTVKYEGYYVKRVMLDGGSGVDICPISTLQRMEIDTERIRANNVYVRAFNGVKRDKIGEIDLVLTIVPVDFEVTFHVLDMETSYNFLLGRPWIHAVGAIPSTLHQMVKFKYDNQEIIVHGEDEQSIYRDPSVLCFDAREVVLKTLYEAYFPVETIAAQLERMSETFFEVNKISCNRDDLPAEGVAHNKALHLTVKYEGYYVKRVTLDGESGVDICPPSMLQRIEIDIEIIWANNVCVRAFNRVKRDTIGEIDLVLTIVPVDFEVTFQVLDMETSYNYLLGRP; the protein is encoded by the exons ATGGCTCGAAAAATGAAAAGCTTGGAGAAGAGTTTGAAGAACATACATGGCGTGAGTGGACAAAAGAGTGTCTCCTACTCCGACTTGTGCATGTTTCCATATGTCCATTTTCCGGCTGGTTTCAAGATGCCGAAATTCAAAAAGTACGACCGGCACAGAGACCCGATTGctcatttgaaaaggtactgcaatcAGCTAAGAGGGGCTGGTGGAAAAGAGCAACTTCTAATGGCATACTTTGGAGAGAGTCTG AAATCCACGGAATGTTTTCGTAATTATACTGCTAAGTGGCATGAGCAAGCCACCCGTGTGAAGCCTCTAATAGATAAGACTGATATGGTCACGATTTTCTTGCAAGCCCAAGCGACTGATTATTTTGAGAACATGATGTCTGCCATAGGAAAGACATTTGCTGAAGCCATAAATATTGGGGAAATAGTTGAAAATGGGTTAAAAATAGGACATCTATTGAGTCATGAAGCCCTTAAATCTACATCACAAGCCATCTGGAATGGTTCGGGGGGTCTGGCCAAtcgaaaaaagagagaagagggAGTCATGATGGCTTCAAGCTCAA CTCTGGTCCCTCAAGACATTGCAACGAAAGCTGAGCGGGTATCTGCCAAGGATTTGGTTTTTTATATTCCAAAAGCTCCGAGGAAAGAACACTTTGTCCTTAGCACTCCAAAGAAGTTTGATGAAAAGAAATTTACCTTGAACGTGCCAAGGTTGTATGTACCGAAGGGAATACATGTGGTGCGGGGGCCGATAATTTCACCAAGGCTGACTGAGCCCATGGTTATCAATCTCACACCACAGAGACCAATGAAAGATCCTAACACAGTCCTTTGGAACTACAACATAACCGTGGTTACTTACAAGGGGAAAGAAATTATTGGGGAAGTAAATGAGATAACTCGGTCTGGGAGGTACTATACCCCGGATGAGATGAGGAAAGCCAAACAAAACAAGGACAACCAGATGCCACCCAAGAAACTCGTGAGAAATGAAGAAGCGGAGGAGTTCTTTAATAAAATGATAACTTCAGATTACTCGACAGTCGACCAACTCCAGAAGACTCCCTCTCAGATCTCACTTCTATCTCTATTATTGAGATTAGATGAACACCAAAAAATATTCCTCAAAACTTTGAATATAGCGTATTTCCCAGTTGAAACTACTGTTGCACATTTGGAAAGAATGGCCGAGACATTTTTTGAGTTCAATAAGATCTCATTCAGCCGTGATGATTTCCCTGCAGAGGGAGTTGCCCACAATAAAGTCCTTCACCTGACTGTTAAATATGAGGGCTACTATGTGAAAAGGGTGATGCTGGATGGCGGGTCTGGAGTAGATATTTGTCCTATCTCAACGCTCCAGAGAATGGAAATCGATACAGAAAGAATTCGGGCCAACAATGTCTATGTACGAGCTTTCAATGGGGTTAAGAGGGATAAAATCGGAGAAATTGATCTAGTCTTAACTATTGTCCCTGTGGACTTTGAGGTGACTTTCCATGTCTTGGACATGGAAACCTCGTACAATTTCCTTCTTGGCAGACCATGGATTCACGCCGTCGGGGCTATTCCATCCACTCTCCATCAGATGGTCAAGTTTAAGTATGACAATCAGGAAATCATTGTTCATGGAGAAGACGAGCAATCTATTTACCGAGACCCCTCAGTCCTGTGTTTTGATGCCAGGGAAG TGGTCCTCAAAACTTTATATGAAGCGTATTTCCCAGTTGAAACTATTGCTGCACAGTTGGAAAGAATGTCCGAGACATTTTTCGAGGTCAATAAGATCTCATGCAACCGTGATGATTTGCCTGCAGAGGGAGTTGCCCACAACAAAGCCCTCCACCTGACCGTTAAATATGAGGGTTACTATGTGAAAAGGGTGACACTGGATGGTGAGTCTGGAGTAGATATTTGTCCCCCCTCAATGCTCCAGAGGATAGAAATCGATATAGAAATAATTTGGGCCAACAATGTCTGTGTACGAGCTTTCAATAGGGTTAAGAGGGATACAATCGGAGAAATTGATCTAGTCTTAACTATTGTCCCTGTGGACTTTGAGGTGACTTTCCAAGTCTTGGACATGGAAACCTCGTACAATTACCTTCTTGGCAGACCATAG